The sequence TCTCCCACTTGTCGGGGAACATCTCGGACACGCCGAACTGGTAGTACCAGCGCAGCTCGGCGCGCGTCACGGTGTAGATGCCGCGCAGCACCAGTTCGCTCACGCGCCCGGGGTGCTTCTGCGCATAGGCCAGCGCGAGCGTGGAACCCCAGGAGCCGCCGAACACCAGCCAGCGTTCGGCACCCGCCAGTTCGCGCAGCCGCTCGATGTCGGCCACCAGGTGCCAGGTGGTGTTGGCCTCGAGTCCGGCGTGCGGCTGCGACAGGCCGCAGCCGCGCTGGTCGAACAGCATCACGTCGTAGCGCGCGGGATCGAAAAGCCGCCGGTGCTCCGGCGAGATGCCGCCGCCAGGCCCGCCATGCAGGAACACCGCGGGCTTGGCGCCGGGCGTGCCCACGCGTTCGTAGCGGATGCGGTGGCCGTCGCCGACGTCGAGCATGCCGGTCTCGTAGGGTTCGATCGGTGGATACGGCTGGCGCAGTTCGGTCATTCGATGGGCTCCTTGTGAACAGGCCTTACGGTAAGCGATGCGCGGGTTGTCGGGGCTCGCGGCTAAAGTCGCCGTCTGCAAACCTGGAATCGAAGACCGCACGGAGGCGTCATGGACATCGGACCGTTCGACGAAAGCCTGGCGCAGCGCAGGATCCTGCCGTACGACCCCGCGTACGCCGAGGTCTTCGCGCAGGTGCAGCGCCATGTGCAGGCCCGGCTGGGCGGCGTCGCGCTCGTGCACATCGGCAGCACGGCCATCGCGGGCCTGCGAGGCAAGCCGATGGTGGACATCGCCGCCATCACGCAGCAGGACGACCTGCGCGCCGCACAGGCGGCGTTCGAAGTGCTCGGGTTCCACCGGCGTCCCGTGTGGGTCGACAGGGACGAGAAGCCCTACGTCTGCGCCAGCGTGCAGCACGACGGCCGCAGGTTCAACCTCAACCTGCACATCTGCCATCGCGGCGATCCGGTGCACAGGGACTCGCTGGCATTCATGCGGATTCTCGAGCGCCGGCCCGACCTGCGCAGCAGGTACGAGGAAGCCAAGGATCGCGCGCACGCCATCGACCCGGTCGACCCCGAGGTCTACAACCGCGAGAAAGCGGCGGTGATCCGCGAGATCCATGCGCTGATCGATGCGGGCTAGCCGTGTGCGAGGCCGTGGCACCTCGGCGACTCGGCCTGTGCAAACCCGGCTTGACGGAAGCGGACGGCCTCCAGATACTAAACCGCATGGTT comes from Variovorax paradoxus and encodes:
- a CDS encoding GrpB family protein — encoded protein: MDIGPFDESLAQRRILPYDPAYAEVFAQVQRHVQARLGGVALVHIGSTAIAGLRGKPMVDIAAITQQDDLRAAQAAFEVLGFHRRPVWVDRDEKPYVCASVQHDGRRFNLNLHICHRGDPVHRDSLAFMRILERRPDLRSRYEEAKDRAHAIDPVDPEVYNREKAAVIREIHALIDAG
- the pip gene encoding prolyl aminopeptidase, producing the protein MTELRQPYPPIEPYETGMLDVGDGHRIRYERVGTPGAKPAVFLHGGPGGGISPEHRRLFDPARYDVMLFDQRGCGLSQPHAGLEANTTWHLVADIERLRELAGAERWLVFGGSWGSTLALAYAQKHPGRVSELVLRGIYTVTRAELRWYYQFGVSEMFPDKWEKFQAPIPEGERGDMIAAYRKRLTGDDPVARIEAARAWSVWEGETITLLPSPALAGSHADDHFALAFARLENHYFVHDAWLDEGQLLRDAHRLHGIPGVIVHGRYDMPCPARFAWTLHKAWPQAEFHLVEGAGHAYSEPGILDRLVRATDGFAGR